The following proteins come from a genomic window of Gimesia chilikensis:
- a CDS encoding sensor domain-containing diguanylate cyclase, with product MRVSVTFRIVTGLVILTLSTMLIACSLNLAPNLSRLQMEDRARYCEALAVSSSLFLTQRNSEALQDYLAAVVKHNPDISSAVLRKQDGEVFLHAGPTVNLTDADLASKFNQVRIELREQNLPWGQLEIYYPIQHGSLQSLWYRPMTRYIVFVVGCCFLLFALFLRKTLQSLNPSRVIPGRVQEALDTLAGGLLILDTKEQIVLANKTIARALRTTPEQLQGQPVGKLPWMIQSETEDESENILPWTRVLTDGETHKGITLSLESNTTVADCFVVSCAPVQDDEGRSRGVLVSFEDVTELEKKKSELRKMLQALHESREEIQQKNQELEYLATRDPLTSCLNRRSFYEQMETLWAEAKEQGTPLGCVLLDIDHFKSINDNHGHSTGDLVLKGIGATLMELVTAPGVLCRYGGEEFCILLPGHDIDQTAQVAEEYRRAVERLEFEELKVTSSFGATAVSLGAENAQDLLDEADKCLYAAKRGGRNQVSRWDLVPRDMDFSEPVAREPAPVGQTPDSQGSEAQEPAISSEAALRLGQTMDGLGQMIDRQDFDGLADLADEVHTLAKEQNLPEVAAAAGQLRDAATTMDVVEVIYLTNQLMEQCREYQSQHIETVAD from the coding sequence ATGCGTGTTTCAGTCACTTTTCGAATTGTCACAGGACTGGTCATACTCACGCTGAGTACGATGCTGATCGCCTGCAGCTTGAATCTGGCTCCGAACCTGTCGCGTTTGCAGATGGAAGACCGGGCCCGCTATTGTGAGGCACTCGCGGTCAGCAGTTCGCTGTTTCTGACCCAGAGAAATTCTGAAGCACTACAAGACTATCTCGCAGCGGTCGTAAAACATAATCCCGATATCAGCAGTGCCGTGCTCAGAAAGCAGGATGGAGAGGTCTTTCTACACGCAGGGCCGACAGTCAATCTGACCGATGCTGATCTCGCCAGCAAGTTCAACCAGGTTCGCATCGAACTGCGGGAGCAGAATCTGCCCTGGGGACAACTGGAGATTTATTATCCGATTCAACACGGGAGCCTGCAGTCATTGTGGTACAGACCGATGACGCGATATATCGTTTTTGTTGTTGGATGCTGTTTTCTGCTGTTCGCTCTCTTTCTGCGGAAAACCCTGCAGTCGCTGAACCCGTCCCGGGTGATTCCGGGACGGGTGCAGGAAGCATTAGATACGCTGGCCGGTGGCCTGTTGATTCTGGATACGAAAGAGCAGATTGTCCTGGCGAATAAAACGATTGCACGCGCACTACGGACCACGCCCGAACAGCTGCAGGGGCAACCGGTTGGCAAACTGCCGTGGATGATTCAGAGCGAGACTGAGGATGAATCGGAAAATATACTACCCTGGACGCGCGTCTTAACAGATGGGGAGACCCATAAGGGGATTACACTGTCACTGGAAAGCAATACGACTGTCGCTGACTGTTTTGTTGTCAGTTGCGCACCGGTGCAGGACGATGAAGGCAGATCACGGGGAGTGCTGGTCAGTTTTGAAGATGTGACCGAACTGGAGAAAAAGAAATCAGAGTTACGCAAGATGCTGCAGGCACTGCACGAATCGCGAGAAGAAATTCAGCAGAAAAACCAGGAACTGGAATACCTGGCGACACGCGATCCGCTGACATCCTGCCTGAATCGACGTTCGTTCTACGAACAGATGGAGACCCTCTGGGCAGAAGCAAAAGAGCAGGGGACACCATTGGGATGCGTATTACTGGATATCGATCATTTCAAGTCGATCAATGACAATCATGGGCACTCAACCGGTGACCTGGTATTGAAAGGAATTGGTGCAACGCTGATGGAGTTGGTCACGGCGCCGGGTGTACTCTGCCGGTATGGGGGAGAAGAGTTCTGTATTCTCCTGCCGGGACATGACATTGATCAGACCGCCCAGGTGGCCGAGGAGTACCGCCGGGCAGTCGAGCGTCTTGAATTCGAAGAACTGAAGGTGACCTCCAGTTTTGGTGCGACTGCCGTCAGCCTGGGGGCAGAGAACGCCCAGGACCTGCTGGACGAAGCCGACAAGTGCCTGTATGCCGCCAAACGGGGCGGGCGTAACCAGGTTTCGCGGTGGGACCTCGTTCCCCGGGATATGGACTTCAGCGAACCAGTCGCGCGGGAACCGGCGCCTGTTGGACAGACGCCCGATTCACAGGGATCTGAAGCACAAGAGCCCGCGATTTCTTCGGAAGCGGCGTTGCGGCTGGGTCAGACCATGGACGGACTGGGGCAGATGATAGACAGGCAGGACTTTGACGGACTCGCGGACCTCGCAGATGAAGTTCACACACTGGCAAAAGAGCAGAACTTGCCTGAAGTGGCTGCGGCGGCCGGCCAGTTACGAGATGCGGCGACGACCATGGATGTGGTTGAGGTGATCTATCTGACCAACCAGCTCATGGAGCAGTGTCGGGAATATCAGTCACAGCACATTGAAACCGTTGCGGATTAA